The proteins below are encoded in one region of Peromyscus eremicus chromosome 10, PerEre_H2_v1, whole genome shotgun sequence:
- the Hs3st1 gene encoding heparan sulfate glucosamine 3-O-sulfotransferase 1 produces the protein MTLLLLGAVLLVAQPQLVPSHPAVPGPGPRQQELLRKVGTLLEDTQEGAAANGSTQQLPQTIIIGVRKGGTRALLEMLSLHPDVAAAENEVHFFDWEEHYSQGLGWYLTQMPFSSPNQLTVEKTPAYFTSPKVPERIHSMNPAIRLLLILRDPSERVLSDYTQVLYNHLQKRKPYPPIEDLLVRDGRLNMDYKALNRSLYHAHMLNWLRFFPLGHIHIVDGDRLIRDPFPEIQKVERFLKLSPQINASNFYFNKTKGFYCLRDSGKDRCLHESKGRAHPQVDPKLLDKLHEYFHEPNKKFFELVGRTFDWH, from the coding sequence ATGACCTTGCTGCTCCTGGGTGCGGTGCTGCTGGTGGCCCAGCCCCAGCTAGTGCCTTCCCATCCAGCTGTTCCTGGCCCGGGTCCCAGGCAGCAAGAGCTTCTGCGGAAGGTGGGTACTCTCCTGGAGGACACTCAAGAAGGTGCAGCAGCCAATGGTTCCACACAGCAGCTACCACAGACCATTATCATTGGGGTGCGCAAGGGTGGCACCCGAGCATTGCTGGAGATGCTTAGCCTGCACCCAGACGTGGCGGCAGCTGAGAACGAGGTCCATTTCTTTGACTGGGAGGAGCATTACAGCCAAGGCCTGGGCTGGTACCTCACCCAGATGCCTTTCTCCTCTCCGAACCAGCTCACCGTGGAGAAGACGCCGGCCTACTTCACTTCGCCCAAAGTGCCTGAGAGAATCCACAGCATGAACCCTGCCATCCGCCTGCTGCTCATCCTGAGGGACCCTTCAGAGCGAGTGCTGTCTGACTACACCCAGGTGTTGTACAACCACCTTCAGAAGCGCAAGCCCTACCCACCCATCGAGGACCTCCTGGTGAGGGACGGCAGGCTCAACATGGACTACAAGGCTCTCAACCGCAGCCTGTACCACGCACACATGCTGAACTGGCTGCGTTTCTTCCCACTGGGCCACATCCACATTGTGGATGGCGACCGCCTCATCAGAGACCCTTTCCCTGAGATCCAGAAGGTCGAAAGGTTCCTGAAGCTGTCACCGCAGATCAACGCCTCGAACTTCTACTTTAACAAAACCAAGGGCTTCTACTGCCTACGGGACAGCGGCAAGGACCGCTGCTTACATGAGTCCAAAGGCCGGGCGCACCCCCAAGTGGATCCCAAACTACTGGATAAACTACATGAATATTTTCATGAGCCAAATAAGAAATTCTTCGAGCTCGTGGGCAGAACATTCGACTGGCACTGA